In Zygosaccharomyces rouxii strain CBS732 chromosome A complete sequence, the genomic window CAGATGCATATCATCTGCAACAACTTTAACTTCAAACTGCTTGGTATCTTTATGATAATCTATCACCGTTACGGAAGTGTTAGGAATCTTGGAAGAAGTATTATAATGAAGCCAGCTCAGTAAGGATCTAATAGATCCACCATGCGTAAAGATGGCAACATTCTTATGATTATTGGCAGCAGCTTGTTCCGCTACTGAAACGAAACAAGTTGCAAATCTGCCTATAAACTCTTGAGGAGTCTCTCCAAAATCTCTGAAGGATTTCTTACCTTGTTCAACAGCAAACTTCTCAGCCTGATCAATCTGCATACCTTCAATCACCCCCATACAACGTTCTCTTAGCTCATAATAGTAAGTTACTGGCAAATTTTGGTTCGAAGTAGCTAAAGCAGTAGCTACAGTCTGTTTACATCTGATCAAATCACTACTAGCAACTGAGTCAAATGTAAGAGAATCTTCAACAAGTCTTTTACCTAACAGTGTAGCTTGTTCGAAACCAGTTTGGTTTAACTCTATATCCTTATGGCCCTGCATAATTTGCCTAATGTTATAATCCGTCTGACCATGTCTTATAACAAACAGTCTCACAACGTTTCCGTCGCATGCCTCTGAAAAGCTTGACACTGTCATTATTAATACTTATATGCTCGACTAAAAACCTTTATGGTCTTGGCTTCTTTACTCAGTATTGGTTCAACGGTAAGTTTAATTCTCGTCATCGCATAAATTCCTACAGTTATACCAATACGGTCTGTCGCATCAACTGATATCAAAAAATCCGTCAATTTAAATCATGGAATATCCAGATGCTGATACGATACGTATACTGATTACTACTGATAACCATGTTGGATACAACGAGACTGATCCCATTGCTGGTGATGATTCTTGGAAGACTTTCCATGAGATAATGATGTTGGCCAAGAACTACAACGTTGATATGGTTTTACAAGGTGGTGATCTATTCCATGTTAATAAACCTTCCAAAAAATCGTTTTACCAAGTGATGAAATCACTTAGAATGGGTTGCATGGGGGATAAACCCTGCGAACTGGAGCTCTTAAGTGATCCTTCACAGGTATTCCATTATAACGACTTCACAGACGTCAACTATGAGGATCCCAATTTCAATGTTGCAATTCCCGTGTTTGCCATTGCTGGTAACCATGATGATGCTACCGGAGAAAGTTTACTGTGTCCAATGGATCTTTTGCAAGTAAGTGGGTTGGTCAatcattttggaaaagtgTTGGAAGCAGATAAAATTACTGTGAAACCTCTTCTATTCCAAAAGGGAATTACTAAATTGGCACTGTATGGTATGGCATCAGTACGTGATGAAAGATTATTTCGTACTTTCAAAGAGGGGAACGTAACTTTTGAAATACCATCAATGAGAGAAGGTGAATGGTTTAATTTAATGTGCGTTCATCAAAATCACACAGGCCATACAAATACTGCATTTTTACCCGAACAATTCCTACCAGAGTTTCTGGATCTAGTTGTTTGGGGTCACGAACATGAGTGCATCCCCCATTTAGTTCATAATCCATCCAAACAATTTGACGTCTTACAACCTGGTTCATCAGTAGCTACTTCACTTTGTGATGCAGAAGCTCAACTAAAAAATGTATTTATCTTGCAACTTCGTCATGATCAATCACCAGAACTCATACCGATTCCCTTGACTACAGTAAGAACTTTTCTAATGAGATCAGTTTCTTTACAAGATGTCAATTATTTAAGACCTCATGATAAAGAAGGTATATCGAAATATCTTGCAAGCCAAGTCGAAGAACTAATTGCTGAGGCCAATACTGCAACCAAAGCTAAATTAGGTGACGCTTTAGATGAAATGGATGAGCAACAGTTACCTCTGCCGTTGATCAGGTTACGTGTAGATTACAGTGGTCCCGATAGCGATCAAACGACCATTGATTATCAAGTGGAAAACCCAAGAAGGTTTAGTAACAGATTTGTTGGGCGTGTAGCCAATGGTAATAACGTCGTTCAGTTCTACaagagaagaggaaaacaTAATTTATCCTCTAAAAGAGGGCCCAATTCAGCGGTTAATGACGCTGATGTAGAGAGACTCATAAATGAACGTGGTGGTGAACTGGAGGTCAACACTTTAGTCAATGACCTTTTACATAAAATGCAATTGTCATTACTACCAGAGGTTGGTATGAATGAAGCTGTCAAGAAATTTGTTGATAAGGACGAAAAGAGTGCTCTTAAGGATTTTATCGACAAAGAGATTGAGAACGAAGTGGATATGCTAGTAAGTAGCGGCGGGGGGTTACATTCTGATAATCCAGAACAAATAAAGTCTTTAATAAGACAAGTGAAAAAAGCTAATTACGTTGTcgattcatcatcatcacctaACCATGAAACACCTGTTACTGCCGTACCACCTCCACCACTAACACATACGGAGACACGAGAACTTGATATTACACCTACACCAGAACTATCAATGCCAACCaggaagaggaaagaaCTTCCTAAGAGGAAAGCGTCCCCTCCAATTAGCGAATCAATTGCAATATCggatgatgacgaagaagatggcGACGAAATAGTCCTCTCAGATGACgataatgaagataatgGTATGGATACACAGAAGCAAAGAACAAGCAAATCAAGCAAACCCAATACATCAAAACCCCCATCGAGGAAAAGCAGGCAGACCACTACGGTGGGCAAATCGAGCTCTGG contains:
- a CDS encoding phosphoglycerate mutase (similar to uniprot|Q12040 Saccharomyces cerevisiae YOR283W Hypothetical ORF) encodes the protein MTVSSFSEACDGNVVRLFVIRHGQTDYNIRQIMQGHKDIELNQTGFEQATLLGKRLVEDSLTFDSVASSDLIRCKQTVATALATSNQNLPVTYYYELRERCMGVIEGMQIDQAEKFAVEQGKKSFRDFGETPQEFIGRFATCFVSVAEQAAANNHKNVAIFTHGGSIRSLLSWLHYNTSSKIPNTSVTVIDYHKDTKQFEVKVVADDMHLTGGSGSMRFVGDSRVL
- the MRE11 gene encoding MRX complex nuclease subunit (similar to uniprot|P32829 Saccharomyces cerevisiae YMR224C MRE11 Subunit of a complex with Rad50p and Xrs2p (RMX complex) that functions in repair of DNA double-strand breaks and in telomere stability exhibits nuclease activity that appears to be required for RMX function widely conserved); translation: MEYPDADTIRILITTDNHVGYNETDPIAGDDSWKTFHEIMMLAKNYNVDMVLQGGDLFHVNKPSKKSFYQVMKSLRMGCMGDKPCELELLSDPSQVFHYNDFTDVNYEDPNFNVAIPVFAIAGNHDDATGESLLCPMDLLQVSGLVNHFGKVLEADKITVKPLLFQKGITKLALYGMASVRDERLFRTFKEGNVTFEIPSMREGEWFNLMCVHQNHTGHTNTAFLPEQFLPEFLDLVVWGHEHECIPHLVHNPSKQFDVLQPGSSVATSLCDAEAQLKNVFILQLRHDQSPELIPIPLTTVRTFLMRSVSLQDVNYLRPHDKEGISKYLASQVEELIAEANTATKAKLGDALDEMDEQQLPLPLIRLRVDYSGPDSDQTTIDYQVENPRRFSNRFVGRVANGNNVVQFYKRRGKHNLSSKRGPNSAVNDADVERLINERGGELEVNTLVNDLLHKMQLSLLPEVGMNEAVKKFVDKDEKSALKDFIDKEIENEVDMLVSSGGGLHSDNPEQIKSLIRQVKKANYVVDSSSSPNHETPVTAVPPPPLTHTETRELDITPTPELSMPTRKRKELPKRKASPPISESIAISDDDEEDGDEIVLSDDDNEDNGMDTQKQRTSKSSKPNTSKPPSRKSRQTTTVGKSSSGSRSKSTKTPKTDILSSLLARKRK